A single region of the Nocardioides aquaticus genome encodes:
- a CDS encoding transposase, with amino-acid sequence MLTDLITQIHVESHGLYGGRRVHVKLTLGRGVLVGHNQVQLLKRRAGLAGPHGGGSGNGAAPMTSPPT; translated from the coding sequence ATGCTCACCGACCTAATCACTCAGATCCATGTCGAGTCCCACGGCCTCTACGGAGGTCGGCGGGTTCACGTCAAGCTCACCCTGGGCCGCGGCGTCCTCGTGGGCCACAACCAGGTCCAGCTGCTGAAGCGACGCGCCGGCCTGGCAGGGCCTCACGGGGGTGGAAGCGGAAACGGAGCCGCACCGATGACATCGCCACCGACCTAG
- a CDS encoding DUF305 domain-containing protein produces MPSNRTTRAISATALGLTLALTAAACGNDADGGDTSAQVSTTEHNDADVAFASEMLQHHAQALTMVDLTQGRDLDPEVQQLADDIRAAQAPEIETFTGWLTDWDETVPDTGDAMEGMDAAEMDMPGMMSAADMTALEDAPDGDFQTMWLEMMIEHHSGAIDMAEAETEQGQYKPAIDLAEEIAESQAGEIQTMEDLLAS; encoded by the coding sequence ATGCCTAGCAACCGCACGACCCGCGCCATCAGCGCGACCGCACTCGGCCTCACCCTCGCCCTGACCGCCGCCGCCTGCGGCAACGACGCCGACGGTGGTGACACGAGTGCTCAGGTGTCCACCACCGAGCACAACGACGCCGACGTCGCGTTCGCCTCCGAGATGCTCCAGCACCACGCCCAGGCCCTCACGATGGTCGACCTCACCCAGGGCCGTGACCTGGACCCCGAGGTTCAGCAGCTGGCGGACGACATCAGGGCCGCCCAGGCCCCCGAGATCGAGACCTTCACGGGCTGGCTCACCGACTGGGACGAGACGGTCCCCGACACCGGTGATGCGATGGAAGGCATGGACGCGGCCGAGATGGACATGCCCGGCATGATGAGCGCCGCCGACATGACCGCACTCGAAGACGCCCCCGACGGCGACTTCCAGACGATGTGGCTAGAGATGATGATCGAGCACCACAGCGGCGCGATCGACATGGCTGAAGCCGAGACCGAGCAGGGCCAGTACAAGCCCGCCATCGACCTCGCTGAGGAGATCGCAGAGTCGCAGGCCGGCGAGATCCAGACCATGGAGGACCTACTCGCCTCCTGA
- a CDS encoding transposase encodes MTPQRNQLGRQGHLAEFRRKVLDLLEQGRSVASVVHNLDLSDQTIYNWRRQDRIDRGQMPGLNTAEKADLAEANNRITELETESRSAVARSGVQGGHQPKSVRGD; translated from the coding sequence TTGACCCCTCAGAGGAACCAGTTGGGGCGGCAAGGTCATCTAGCAGAGTTCAGACGCAAGGTTCTCGATCTGCTCGAGCAGGGGCGCAGCGTCGCCTCGGTCGTGCACAATCTCGACTTGTCGGATCAGACGATCTACAACTGGCGCCGGCAAGACCGAATCGACCGGGGCCAGATGCCCGGACTGAACACCGCCGAGAAAGCTGACCTGGCGGAGGCGAACAACCGCATCACTGAACTCGAGACCGAGTCGAGGTCAGCCGTGGCGCGATCAGGGGTGCAAGGGGGTCATCAGCCCAAAAGCGTACGCGGCGATTGA
- a CDS encoding metal ABC transporter ATP-binding protein, with protein sequence MTAPRVPAQPLIGLQGVGFGYDRRPVLDGVTLSVAAGTFTGVVGPSGSGKTSLLRLLLGKVQPQRGQVSTRRDLTMAYVPQLETVNWNFPVTVAECVLMSRPQGLRWPWASGSERREVHDTLDRLGIADLAGRHIRELSGGQQQRMFLARALLRRPELILLDEPTSGVDVKTRHEVLHLLGELNDDGLSIVLTTHDLNGIAAHLPHLVALRTRVIAEGTPAEVIRPDVLEATFGADMEVLQHAGMPIVVEGYRDSRTA encoded by the coding sequence GTGACCGCCCCCCGGGTTCCGGCCCAGCCCTTGATCGGGCTGCAGGGCGTCGGCTTCGGCTACGACCGCAGGCCTGTCCTGGACGGGGTGACCCTGAGCGTGGCGGCCGGCACCTTCACCGGCGTGGTGGGGCCCTCCGGATCCGGCAAGACCAGCCTGCTGAGGCTCCTGCTCGGCAAGGTCCAGCCCCAGCGGGGCCAGGTCAGCACCAGGCGTGATCTCACGATGGCCTACGTGCCGCAGCTGGAGACGGTCAACTGGAACTTCCCGGTCACCGTCGCTGAGTGCGTACTGATGAGCCGCCCGCAGGGCCTGCGGTGGCCCTGGGCGTCAGGCTCGGAACGACGCGAGGTCCACGACACGCTCGACCGGCTCGGGATCGCCGACCTCGCCGGTCGCCACATCCGCGAGCTGTCCGGCGGGCAGCAGCAGCGCATGTTCCTCGCACGAGCGCTGCTACGGCGCCCGGAGCTGATCCTGCTCGACGAACCCACGTCGGGCGTCGACGTCAAAACCCGGCACGAGGTCCTGCACCTGCTGGGGGAGCTCAACGACGATGGGCTCTCCATCGTGCTGACCACCCACGACCTCAACGGCATAGCCGCCCACCTTCCCCACCTCGTCGCCTTGCGTACCCGGGTGATCGCGGAGGGCACCCCGGCCGAGGTCATCAGGCCCGACGTGCTCGAGGCCACCTTCGGCGCGGACATGGAAGTCCTCCAACATGCCGGGATGCCGATCGTCGTCGAGGGCTACCGCGACAGCAGGACGGCGTGA
- a CDS encoding LysM peptidoglycan-binding domain-containing C40 family peptidase, translating to MSTITADRQPGSRHRGSRGAAGTISATGTDAGKHRAEAQRRGGRRALATATLAAGLVAVPALTNPASAHPSYTVQSGDTLSSIAQEVGSTWRDLYSANRDVISSPTSIYPGQSLKTGGGGSAGQVAPTSTGGGGGWTDQAAGSFEQQLLNEASQLEGIPYVYGGSTPSGFDCSGFTSFAFAQAGKTIPRTSSEQAAAATPISGDDLRPGDLIFYSPGGSVSHVAIYAGDGMVWEAASTGTSVRYAPVWDVARSYGRF from the coding sequence ATGTCCACCATCACCGCCGATCGACAGCCGGGCAGCCGCCACCGAGGCTCCCGCGGAGCGGCCGGCACCATCTCAGCGACCGGCACGGACGCAGGCAAGCACCGTGCCGAGGCCCAGCGGCGCGGTGGCCGGCGTGCGCTGGCCACCGCCACTCTCGCCGCCGGCCTAGTGGCCGTGCCTGCCCTAACTAACCCGGCAAGCGCGCACCCTTCGTACACCGTGCAGTCCGGCGACACGCTCAGCTCGATCGCGCAGGAGGTCGGCAGCACATGGCGCGATCTCTACAGCGCCAATCGCGACGTCATCTCCAGCCCCACTTCGATCTACCCCGGTCAGAGCCTAAAGACCGGCGGTGGCGGGTCCGCCGGCCAGGTAGCTCCCACCTCAACCGGTGGCGGAGGCGGGTGGACCGACCAGGCGGCCGGATCCTTCGAGCAGCAGCTACTGAACGAGGCCAGCCAGCTGGAGGGTATCCCGTACGTCTACGGCGGCTCCACGCCGTCGGGTTTTGACTGCTCGGGTTTTACCAGTTTTGCCTTCGCGCAGGCCGGCAAGACAATCCCGCGCACCTCCTCGGAGCAGGCGGCCGCTGCGACCCCGATCTCGGGCGACGACCTGCGCCCCGGCGACCTGATCTTCTACTCGCCGGGCGGCTCGGTCTCGCATGTGGCGATCTACGCCGGCGACGGCATGGTGTGGGAAGCCGCGAGCACGGGCACCTCGGTCCGGTACGCGCCCGTCTGGGATGTCGCCCGCTCCTACGGCCGGTTCTGA
- a CDS encoding DDE-type integrase/transposase/recombinase yields the protein MLDTYSRRVVGWSLGSAQIGALVTNALRMAIETRLGRFAEPGTIIESDHGVQGGSLAFTQRARDSGLLASMGSIGDCHDSSMVEAFWSRMRVELLNRKQWNTSLELTKAMFEYLEIWQNRKRRHGLPGWLTPVAFERNRIITVA from the coding sequence ATCCTCGACACCTACTCACGTCGCGTCGTGGGCTGGTCTCTCGGCTCCGCCCAGATCGGCGCACTGGTGACTAATGCGTTGAGGATGGCCATCGAGACCCGGCTCGGCAGGTTCGCTGAGCCGGGCACGATCATAGAGTCAGACCACGGCGTGCAGGGCGGATCCCTGGCCTTCACGCAACGTGCCCGTGACTCCGGTCTGCTGGCGTCGATGGGCAGCATCGGTGACTGCCACGACAGCTCGATGGTCGAGGCGTTCTGGTCGCGGATGCGGGTCGAGCTACTCAATCGCAAGCAGTGGAACACCTCCCTGGAGCTGACTAAAGCAATGTTCGAATACCTCGAGATCTGGCAAAACCGCAAGCGCCGGCACGGCCTGCCCGGGTGGCTCACGCCGGTAGCATTCGAACGTAACCGCATCATCACCGTGGCGTGA
- a CDS encoding metal ABC transporter permease translates to MHAVWDTILEPFAYEFFVKGVLAATMAGLLCGLLGVFITLRGMSYIGHGLSHAVFGGFAASSVISLNYFLGAGVWGLASALAISRVSRSRRIGSDAAIGVITTASFALGIALLTLYGNKGPSFDAALFGSIIGVDEADLWVMAGVTVLTLVVVLGRYRALLFSTFDPEVADVSGVRVARTDALLMLVLSLAILSTLTIIGVTLVAATLVIPAVAARMLTDSFGRMLWMSSVLGASGGFVGMNLSYHLNVPSGTTIVLVDAAVFCLVLSGTGGRGKRRAGGLDEHIDTTFAAPPPKLAGPQGS, encoded by the coding sequence ATGCATGCCGTATGGGACACGATCCTCGAACCGTTCGCCTACGAGTTCTTCGTCAAGGGCGTCCTGGCCGCCACGATGGCGGGACTGCTGTGTGGCCTGCTGGGCGTGTTCATCACCCTGCGCGGGATGAGCTACATCGGCCACGGACTCTCCCACGCGGTGTTCGGAGGATTCGCCGCCAGCAGCGTCATCAGTCTCAACTACTTCCTCGGGGCCGGTGTGTGGGGACTGGCCTCGGCGCTGGCCATCAGCCGCGTCTCGCGATCGCGACGGATCGGCTCGGATGCCGCCATCGGAGTCATCACGACCGCCTCGTTCGCGTTAGGGATCGCGCTGCTGACCCTGTACGGCAACAAGGGCCCGAGCTTCGACGCAGCACTGTTCGGCAGCATCATTGGTGTGGATGAAGCCGACCTGTGGGTGATGGCCGGCGTCACCGTCCTGACCCTGGTCGTGGTTCTAGGACGGTACCGCGCGCTGCTGTTCTCGACCTTCGACCCCGAGGTCGCCGACGTCTCCGGCGTCCGAGTTGCGCGCACCGACGCGCTGCTGATGCTCGTGCTGTCCCTGGCCATCCTGTCCACCCTGACCATCATCGGTGTGACCTTGGTCGCGGCCACCCTGGTCATCCCGGCGGTCGCGGCCCGCATGCTTACCGACTCCTTCGGGCGGATGCTCTGGATGTCCTCAGTCCTGGGCGCGTCCGGTGGCTTCGTCGGGATGAACCTCAGCTACCACCTCAACGTGCCCAGCGGGACCACGATCGTGCTGGTCGACGCTGCCGTCTTCTGCCTCGTGCTCTCGGGCACCGGAGGTCGTGGCAAGCGACGTGCCGGCGGGCTCGACGAGCACATCGACACGACCTTCGCCGCCCCACCCCCGAAACTCGCTGGCCCCCAAGGGTCGTGA